The genomic stretch TGGCTTGCCAAGGTCGACGACCACTGGAAAGCCGCACACTAAAAATCACGAGACGACATGACCACGATGCCTCCGACTTCCAACACCGTTCACGCCTACCGCGGCCGCGTGCTGCATTTCCTGCACGATCCGCAGTATCGCGAGCGCGATGCCTATGAGTACTGGGAGGACGGCCTGCTCGTGGTATTGAGCGGCAAGGTGATCAAGGCCGGCGACTATGCCGCGCTGCGTGAAGACCTGCCGGCCGGCGCGCAATTGCACGACTACAGCGGCAAGCTGATCGTCCCCGGCTTCATCGACACGCACATTCACTTCCCGCAGACGGACATGATCGCGTCGCCGTCGCCGGGCCTGTTGCACTGGCTGGAAACGTACACCTTCCCGGAAGAGCGCCGCTTCGAAAGCGAGCAGTACGCCGCCGGCGTCGCCTCGTTCTTCCTCGACGAACTGCTGCGCAACGGCACGACCAGCGCGATGGTGTGGAGCACCGTGCATCGCGGCTCCGCCGAGACACTGTTCACGCAAGCCCAGCAACGCGGCATGCGCATGATCACCGGCAAGGTGATGATGGACCGCAACTGTCCGGAATACCTGCGCGACACAGCGGAATCCGGCGCGCGCGACACGGCTGACCTGATCTCGCGCTGGCACGGCAAGGACCGCCTGGCTTACGCCATCACACCGCGCTTTGCGCCCACCTCGAGCGAAGCGCAACTGCAAGCCTGCGCCGAACTCGCCAAGCAATACAAGGACGTTTTCATCCAGACACACGTCGCAGAAAATCCCGACGAAGTGAAATGGGTGGCCGACCTGTTCCCCAACGCACGCAGCTATCTGGACGTCTACGACCGCTACGGGCTGCTGCGCAAAGGCGCCTTCTACGGCCACGCCATCTGGCTGGACGACGGTGACCGCCAACGCATGGCCGAATCCGGGGCCGCCGTCGCGCACTGCCCGACCTCCAACCTGTTCCTGGGTAGCGGCCTCTACAACTTCCACAAGAACGACGCGCACCGCCTGGCGCTTACGCTGGCGACCGACGTGGGCGGCGGCAGCTCGTTCTCGATGCTGCGCACGATGGGCACGGCGCACAAGGTCGCGCGCATGGGCGGATATCACCTGACGGCGTTGCGGATGTTCTACCTGGCCACGCGCGGCGCCGCCGAAGCGCTGGGCTGGGAAGACCGCATCGGCAGCTTCGTGCCGGGCGCGGAAGCCGACTTCATCGTGCTGGACCCGGCAGCCACACCGCTGCTCGCCCGCCGCAACGCGCGCTCGGAGACGCTGGAAGAGCTGCTGTTCTCGCTGGCGCTGTTGGGCGAGGATCGCGCCGTGGCTGCCACCTACATCCAGGGCGAGCCGGCCAAATTCGCGATTGGCGCCAACGCTTGATGCACTTATAATCGCGGCTTCCATTGGGGAGTAGCCGCTCGAAGTCGTCACTTCGAGGGCCACGTCAACAGACTTGACCGCCGTCGCAACGACAGGTGGTTATGGCGTGGTCAGCCGCACTCAGGGTGCCATCCGTGCACCCGGTGACGCGCCTGGCGAGACCGATGACAACCCACTGCGGACAGGGCCGGCAGTGGCGCGTCATTGGTTCGCATACGGCCCGGACACCACAACAACATGGAAGCCTTTCTCGTCTCCACCGGCATCGTCGCGCTCGCAGAAATCGGCGACAAGACCCAGCTGCTGTCGATCCTACTGGCCGCGCGTTTTCGCAAGCCGGTGCCGATCATTCTCGGCATCTTCATCTCCACCCTCGTCAACCACGCACTGGCCGGCGCCGTCGGTGGCTGGATCACGCACGTGCTGGGGGAAAACGTGCTGCGGTGGATCCTAGGCGTGGGCTTTATCGCCATGGCCGGGTGGATGCTGATTCCGGACAAGCTCGACGACGACGAAGCGCCCTCGACGACGCAGCGCGGCCTGGGCATCCTCGGGACGACCATCGTTGCGTTCTTCTTTGCCGAGATGGGCGACAAGACGCAGATCGCGACCGTGGCACTGGCCGCACGCTTTAACGACGTGTTTTCTGTCGTGGCGGGCACCACCGTCGGCATGCTGCTGGCCAATGTGCCGGCCGTGCTGATGGGCAACAAGTTCGCCGCGCGTATGCCGATCGCGCTGGTGCACCGGATTGCAGCGCTGATCTTCCTGGTACTGGGTGTCATGGCGTTGCTGGGCGTCGGGAAGTAAGTCGTCAATCCGAGGCTCTGGGGCTGCCCTGTCGGCGCCCCTTGCGG from Ralstonia pickettii encodes the following:
- the guaD gene encoding guanine deaminase, which produces MTTMPPTSNTVHAYRGRVLHFLHDPQYRERDAYEYWEDGLLVVLSGKVIKAGDYAALREDLPAGAQLHDYSGKLIVPGFIDTHIHFPQTDMIASPSPGLLHWLETYTFPEERRFESEQYAAGVASFFLDELLRNGTTSAMVWSTVHRGSAETLFTQAQQRGMRMITGKVMMDRNCPEYLRDTAESGARDTADLISRWHGKDRLAYAITPRFAPTSSEAQLQACAELAKQYKDVFIQTHVAENPDEVKWVADLFPNARSYLDVYDRYGLLRKGAFYGHAIWLDDGDRQRMAESGAAVAHCPTSNLFLGSGLYNFHKNDAHRLALTLATDVGGGSSFSMLRTMGTAHKVARMGGYHLTALRMFYLATRGAAEALGWEDRIGSFVPGAEADFIVLDPAATPLLARRNARSETLEELLFSLALLGEDRAVAATYIQGEPAKFAIGANA
- a CDS encoding TMEM165/GDT1 family protein, translating into MEAFLVSTGIVALAEIGDKTQLLSILLAARFRKPVPIILGIFISTLVNHALAGAVGGWITHVLGENVLRWILGVGFIAMAGWMLIPDKLDDDEAPSTTQRGLGILGTTIVAFFFAEMGDKTQIATVALAARFNDVFSVVAGTTVGMLLANVPAVLMGNKFAARMPIALVHRIAALIFLVLGVMALLGVGK